Proteins found in one Sporosarcina jeotgali genomic segment:
- the msrB gene encoding peptide-methionine (R)-S-oxide reductase MsrB — MKLTYLIGLLGLTLILGGCTLGNDSKGDAETTSGSLTAAASSKYPANPNDDLTFDETNLKDIYLAGGCFWGVEAYMERVYGVYDVTSGYANGTTENPSYEDVVSGKTGHAETVHVQYDPERTDLNTILDHFFMIIDPTALNKQGNDRGTQYRSGVFYTDPAEKTVIEKVVKDQQVRYDDKIVTQVQPLTNYTLAEEYHQDYLEKNPNGYCHVKFDSLEDQDIPSLIDPADYPKPSDKELKEKLTEAQYKVTQGSNTEAAFSNKYWDSFEDGIYIDVATGEPLFSSKDKYDSQCGWPSFTQPIIPEVVTEHKDKSFNMVRIEVRSRAGDSHLGHVFDDGPKDKGGLRYCINSAAIDFVPLEEMKDAGYGYLTSLVK; from the coding sequence ATGAAACTGACCTACCTAATTGGGCTGCTTGGACTTACATTGATACTCGGCGGCTGTACCCTTGGGAATGATTCAAAAGGTGATGCGGAGACAACTTCAGGTTCACTGACTGCAGCAGCCTCTTCGAAATATCCCGCAAATCCAAATGATGATTTAACATTCGATGAAACGAATTTGAAAGACATTTACTTAGCTGGAGGTTGTTTCTGGGGTGTGGAAGCTTACATGGAACGCGTTTATGGAGTTTACGATGTCACTTCTGGATATGCGAACGGAACGACAGAAAATCCATCATATGAAGATGTTGTTTCTGGAAAAACAGGGCACGCAGAAACCGTTCATGTGCAATACGATCCCGAACGCACCGATTTGAATACAATCCTGGATCATTTCTTTATGATTATTGATCCGACTGCATTGAACAAACAAGGAAATGATCGAGGTACACAATACCGCTCAGGTGTTTTCTATACAGATCCGGCAGAGAAAACTGTAATCGAAAAAGTCGTTAAAGACCAGCAAGTGCGCTATGACGATAAAATCGTAACACAGGTTCAGCCGCTAACAAACTATACATTAGCAGAGGAGTATCACCAAGATTATTTGGAGAAGAATCCGAACGGCTATTGTCACGTGAAATTCGATTCGTTGGAAGACCAAGACATTCCCTCATTGATCGACCCGGCAGACTATCCCAAACCAAGTGACAAAGAGTTGAAAGAGAAGCTTACTGAAGCGCAATATAAAGTTACTCAAGGCAGCAATACGGAAGCTGCGTTTTCAAACAAATACTGGGATTCATTTGAAGATGGCATCTACATTGACGTAGCTACGGGTGAACCGTTGTTTTCTTCAAAAGATAAGTATGATTCACAATGCGGATGGCCAAGTTTCACGCAGCCGATAATTCCTGAAGTGGTAACTGAACATAAAGATAAGAGTTTCAATATGGTGCGGATTGAAGTTAGAAGCCGCGCTGGTGACAGTCACCTCGGCCATGTATTCGATGACGGACCGAAAGATAAGGGCGGCTTGCGGTATTGCATTAACAGCGCCGCAATCGATTTTGTGCCTCTAGAAGAAATGAAAGACGCAGGTTATGGCTATCTGACAAGCCTTGTGAAGTAA
- a CDS encoding redoxin family protein, with protein MLKKLLVLLAVVTVLGACSSETKSGGPKDALFQLEDLDGNTVNLADYEGKNVYVKFWASWCPICLAGLEEVNALAAEDTDFEVLTIVAPGYNNEKKKDAFVKWYKGVDDVQDLPVLMDEGGNLVKEFEVRGYPTSAFINKKGELVKTQAGQLSNDQIKEMMDQLK; from the coding sequence ATGCTGAAAAAGTTACTTGTTTTACTGGCAGTTGTCACCGTTCTCGGAGCTTGTTCATCGGAAACTAAATCCGGAGGACCCAAAGACGCGTTATTCCAATTGGAAGACTTAGATGGCAACACCGTCAACTTGGCAGATTATGAAGGGAAAAACGTCTACGTCAAGTTTTGGGCGTCTTGGTGTCCGATCTGTCTTGCTGGGCTTGAAGAAGTGAATGCACTTGCAGCAGAAGACACGGATTTTGAAGTGTTGACCATTGTCGCACCTGGTTATAACAATGAAAAGAAAAAAGATGCGTTTGTAAAATGGTATAAAGGTGTTGACGATGTACAAGATTTACCTGTTCTGATGGACGAAGGCGGAAATCTTGTAAAAGAGTTCGAAGTCCGCGGCTATCCAACATCTGCATTCATTAACAAAAAAGGAGAACTCGTTAAAACACAAGCAGGTCAGTTATCGAATGATCAAATTAAAGAAATGATGGACCAATTAAAATAA
- a CDS encoding cytochrome c biogenesis CcdA family protein, whose translation MIGEQVLLSSVFAAGVLSFFSPCILPLLPVYISILSSGNPTSLRQNRVITIGKFSIHPRLIVKTMIFVLGLSTSFVLLGFGAGALGALINTTTFITICGIVVVILGLHQIGLFHIPFLERENKVSLKRSGKRDYIGTYLLGFTFSFGWTPCIGPILGAVLGLSANEGQAAHGAFLMLIYALGMLIPFLILSIFSDFLLQRMKRLNRHLGKIKVAGGIIIVVMGVFLMTNNLNFFTTLIPQ comes from the coding sequence ATGATTGGCGAACAAGTATTACTCAGCAGTGTCTTCGCGGCAGGAGTTTTGTCCTTTTTCTCTCCTTGCATCTTACCGCTGCTGCCTGTTTACATATCCATTCTCTCCTCAGGAAATCCGACGTCCTTACGGCAAAACCGAGTCATTACGATAGGGAAATTCAGTATCCACCCGCGCTTGATTGTTAAAACAATGATTTTTGTCCTTGGTTTATCGACCAGTTTTGTCCTTCTTGGATTCGGTGCAGGTGCATTAGGGGCACTCATTAATACCACGACATTCATCACCATTTGTGGAATTGTCGTCGTAATTCTAGGGCTTCATCAAATCGGACTGTTCCATATTCCGTTTTTAGAACGTGAAAACAAAGTGAGCTTGAAACGTAGCGGGAAGCGGGACTATATCGGTACCTATCTTCTTGGCTTTACATTCAGTTTCGGCTGGACTCCATGTATCGGGCCAATTTTAGGAGCGGTTCTCGGACTTTCGGCAAACGAAGGGCAAGCAGCTCATGGCGCATTTCTTATGCTCATCTACGCACTCGGTATGCTGATTCCGTTTCTTATCCTTTCAATTTTCTCGGATTTCTTACTGCAGCGCATGAAAAGACTGAATCGTCACTTAGGGAAAATAAAGGTCGCTGGCGGAATTATCATTGTCGTGATGGGGGTCTTCCTCATGACGAACAACTTGAATTTTTTTACAACACTCATTCCACAATGA